The stretch of DNA GCCCCGGCGTGGCGATGTCCATCGCCGACCAGCTGGGCGAGACCTTCGTCTCCACCAAGAGCAAGGGGCTCGGTATCGGCCTGTTCCTGACCCACGCCACCATCAACCGATTAGGTGGCGGCGTCAGCCTGTACAATCATCCCGACGGCGGCACCCTGACCGAGGTGACCCTGCCGCGCAGCCCGCCGGCGACCTGACGGCGGCGGGATTCCCTGACCCGCGAGGACGACATGCAAGAGACCGCCGAACGCCTGCTGATCGTCGACGACGACGAGATGTTCTGCCACGTGCTCGACCGGGCGCTGACGCGCCGCGGCTTCGAGGTGCTGGTGGCCCATGACGCCGCCCAGGCCCTCTCCCTGGCGCGCCGCCATCAGCCCCAGCTGGCCACCCTGGACCTCAAGCTCGAGAACGAGTCGGGCCTCAAGCTGCTGCCCGAGCTGCTGGAGCTGGTGCCGTCGTGCCGGGTGGTGGTTCTGACTGGCTACTCGAGCATCGCCACCGCGGTGGAGGCGATCAAGCTGGGCGCGGTGAACTACCTCTGCAAGCCCGCCGATGCCGACGAGGTGCTCGCCGCCCTGTCACGGGAGGAAGGCGACCCGGAGACCGAGGTGGCCGAGCACCCGCCGTCGATCAACCGCGTCACCTGGGAGCATATCCAGAAGGTGCTTCAGGAGCACGACGGTAACATCTCCGCCACGGCCCGGGCGCTGGGCATGCACCGGCGCACTCTCCAGCGCAAGCTGCAGAAGCGCCCGGTGAGGAGATAAGGAGCAAGGAGCAAGGACGTTGCCATTTAGCTACCAGCAACCCAGTGGGGTTGCTTGTCACTTTCTCCTTGCCACTTGTAGCTGGCCGAAGGCCCCTACTGGGCGGTCCAGCCCAGGTCCATGTTCCAGCTGGCGCCGGTGACGGCCCCAGCGTGGTCGGAGGCCAGGTAGCCGACCAGCTCGGCGACCTCGGCGGGCTCGATCAGCCGCTTGATGGCAGCATTCTTGAGCATGATCTTCTCGATCACCTCCTGTTCCGCCATGCCGTGCATCTTCGCCTGGTCCGCGATCTGGCCGTCGACCAGCGGCGTCTTCACGTAGGCCGGGCAGATGGCGTTGGCGGTGATGCCCTGCTCGCCCCCCTCAAGCGCCGCGGTCTTGGTCAGGCCGATCATGCCGTGCTTGGCGCTGATGTAGGCGGCCTTGCCCGGCGAGGCCACCTGGGCGTGCACCGAGGCGATGTTGACAATGCGCCCCCAGCCATTCTCGCGCATGCTCGGCCAGGCCGCCTGGGTCAGCAGGAAGGGCGCGGTGAGCATCAGGTCGATGATCTGGCGCCACTTCTCCTCGGGGAA from Halomonas aestuarii encodes:
- a CDS encoding response regulator transcription factor, translated to MQETAERLLIVDDDEMFCHVLDRALTRRGFEVLVAHDAAQALSLARRHQPQLATLDLKLENESGLKLLPELLELVPSCRVVVLTGYSSIATAVEAIKLGAVNYLCKPADADEVLAALSREEGDPETEVAEHPPSINRVTWEHIQKVLQEHDGNISATARALGMHRRTLQRKLQKRPVRR
- a CDS encoding 3-hydroxybutyrate dehydrogenase, giving the protein MTANASTPRVALVTGTSSGIGEAVVRHFCELGHQVLAVDFNPAGKEVAEKAGAVFFQADLTDGEACKAAVAEAVKRFGHVDILVNNAGIQHVSPIETFPEEKWRQIIDLMLTAPFLLTQAAWPSMRENGWGRIVNIASVHAQVASPGKAAYISAKHGMIGLTKTAALEGGEQGITANAICPAYVKTPLVDGQIADQAKMHGMAEQEVIEKIMLKNAAIKRLIEPAEVAELVGYLASDHAGAVTGASWNMDLGWTAQ